AgtgaaaaaaaggttaaaagatAGACCAATATTCAGACAGCTCATATGATAATAGAGCCAAACCATTAAGCAGTAAGTCACTGTCAAAATACTAATGGAGAATATAGGCTActgttataaaaataaaaataaaaaaagattcatcTGTAATAAAACCACTGAATATCTTTTCAAATAGCGATAAAGGGCTACAGTACTCACATTAAAAGGGAAAAGTCTAATTTCACAGTAATAACCCTTTCTTCCACGAAGACCTCAATATTCATCTTTTCTGAGTGTTTAATGCAACAATGATATTTTAACCATTACTCAACACTGTCAACACCTTGCAGAACTTTGTCAGCATTTCAACACTTCAATGTAAATACAACACAGCACATCATATGTGCACATAAAAACGGTAATGCAGAGATagcattaaaatgtttcctGTAATAGAGTTTCTCATTCTTTTTCCATGTttgaaacaggatttttttattaaaaagcaTAAAGAtgaatgatgtgaaaatgttaGTAAGGTGTCTGAGAATAAAATCTGGTAGTCtagaataatttaaaaacttttcCACCTTGCATACTGGGACACTTCACACACCACacggttttgtttttgttttttttaattgaaactTTATTTATCATAAGACATTCCATTTAATCATAGtccaaattacaataaaatagtCCAAATtacaatcaaaaataaataaaggcaattctatatgtttaaaatatgattataaCAATTGATTGTAGGTTGAATTAATGTAATGTGGGACACCTAAGCTCAAATGCATCTATCTCCTCTTCTAAGAAATGCTAATGAATAGGACTGCTGGGGTGTCATGTTATTGAAATCGCACATGTGATGCCATAGATTGGGGCCGGGCAATCTTGAAATGTCAGTAACATTTCAAGAATttaggtggatggatggatggatggatggatagatagatagatagatagatagatagatagatagatagatagatagatagatagatagatagatagatagatagagtacTTTAataatcccaaagggaaattaaagtgttacagcagccactcgatatagattaaaatataaaaacaatgaggtaggtaaaagaaacatagacaattaaaggctaaattatatacaatagCTAAATAGACTtaactcaaatataaaaaataaataggaTAACTAAAAATAGAATATAGACTAGAGATATAACCATAATTGATTAGTCTAAGTAATTTAATGTTAGGGATTATTGTTACTGTACATTCATTGTATGAATTAAGGTGATTTAGACCTTTCAGCATAGATTTTTCAGCCTCACAATGAGTGTCCCACTTTTTAGCCTGAACTGTCCCACTTTAGAAAAGGCTCATAACCTGGGACAATTTTGCACAAGAAACACTTTTATATTTGCCATTCCTTCTCCAAATGTGATATCTTCTTTCTCTTATATGATATGATTGGAAAACACCCTAGGGATTTCAGAATGGTATTGGGCGGGGATAAAATTATTGGCTTCATATGGAAATATATTGCTGAAGTGCCAATTGCAAAAACTGTTCCACATTACTCTAATTCACCCTACATAATATGTTCTTTTTGTTTCGAaatcattgagaaaataatggtAATTTCTTTGAAAAACGacatttgtgaataaaaaacGTACCCATTATGatcataacattaaaataaaaatacattttacacaccaccacacacttaaAGCTGATTTATGGTAGGTCGCTTGACACTTTTGATAAGTGTCTATCGACAGAAATTAAACAGTCGCACGACgtttttaattcaaattaataattaataagaTTTCAgtcgtctccatggtaaccaggCGCTATCATCCAGTCGGTTTGTTTAGTTACATACTAAACTAGTTTAGGGACTAATTAAACATGGACGTTACAGGTTATCTAAGGCTAcagaccaaaatatcaataaggaAGTTCAGCGAAAACTACAACCTACATGGCGACGTTAGCAACACTACCCAATTACACTGCGCGACAAAATATGACGGTGTCCGCGACATAACAAAATTCTCCAGTTGCGCTACTTGAAAGTGTCGagctgaactttttttttctgtcgaTAGTACATCAGTTTTGTCGAGCGGCACTTATCAAAAGTGTCGAGCGAACTACCATAAATCAAACTTTTAACCTGAGCTATCTTTGAGGACGCGTTTTACAGTTTCAACGGGCACCTGGCAGTTAATCAGACAGTATTTTCCATATTGTAAGAGAACATCAACCACTCTCCAGACTGTAAAGTCCGTTTCCATGGCAACGTGGACCCAAGTTCCAAACAGTCAACGCTTTGCAGACAACAGTTTTTCTCCGCGTCCAAAATGTATTCAGAGTAAGTAAGAGACTATTTAATGTAGTTAAATAACAACTTTTGTGTAATTGCTGCGTTTTAAAGTTTTTCCTGAGACTAATTAGCGCCGTCATCTAACCACTCGTTGAGCTAAACTTGAGGCTTGCTAGACAAATTGACGGCAGCCAGCTAGCTAAGCTAAGTTACCGTTAATGTCAACGTTCATGAAGTAACAGTTAACCTAACAGCTAATGGCGATGCTCGCTCGTACAAGGTAATGCCAGAGAATTTGACATTGTGCTGggttttgtttccatttccacTAGACCTTCTCCAGTTCTCATGAGTAACGATCTCCAACCGACAAAGTCTGGCAAGTACAACCGTTCATATTAACTTAGTTTAGTTGGTTCTTTCACGTTATAGCCTGTGTAGTCTTCAGGGAGACTCCTCTGCTGGGAAGATGCTGCTACTTTGACCCCTACATTGGTCAAAATATTACGTTACAGGTGTTTTTCATATAAAGCAATAATTACAAAttgcatatttttctttcttcaccttgtgtgtgtgtgtgtgtgtgtgtgtgtgtgtgtgtgtgtgtgtgtgtgttttaacattaCAGGTATGAAAACAGGGTACCATGGCATAAATGGCCAGATCTCCCAGATCCCAGGACTTTCCCCAACTGTCAGCTCTGTTTGTGAGGAGAAGGCCcgtgggaggagaggaggagtcCTAGACAGTGATTCTGACTATGTCAAGCTTGCAAAACAAGGAGGACACAAGGGTAGAGCCATCCTGTTTGCCTTGTGCCTACACATATCCATCTGGCTTGATTATGCCTTTTgcctacatttatttttgtcttttttattcatcCTTGTTGAACAGGACTCCTGTGGCATGAGGAGTCATTTACTTCTCAACCTATTTCCTACAAACCTCCAAACTGGTTCTGCACCTCATCAGAAGACGACAGCGGACCCAGGTACTTGTAACATTTGACATATTATTAGGATATACACTGAGTAGTTGCCACAGTTTATGATTAAAATACTTCCACCTCTATTACTAACATCTGCTGCTGCAAGTATTATTACTTGCTCCTTGTACTGCTAATATTCTACCACTGCCAGTACTGCTACTtgaaaggacaagttcacaatttttcaagtctgttttaaaaacagttagttgcccaaatgaacattgaaacaggtttttgttGCCATAATCATTGCCCCTGTTCATACagaccattagaagattccttcataatgcacttacaattgaagtgatgggggataaaatccacagtcctccagctgtgcaaaaatgtacttaaaaagtttacctgaagctaatatgaagcttcaaatcAAGTATATATCTTTAAACgttgcagtctttttagtgccaaagtccctctttaatacttccactgcagctcaacagggaaacactgtccaaggaaacacaaagaggggtatttatgctaaaaaagactgtaaatgtggcagatatccacttcatATGACTAGGTCAGACTGCTGAAAcatcatataagcttcagataatcttttaaatgcatttttgcacaaaatgactgttgacacactgtggattttggcccccatcacttacattgaaagcgcatttgaaggggatcttttaacagccagtatgaacaggaggaatgattacagcgaggaaaacctctttcagtgttcatatggtcacctgactgttgttttatgacagacttgaaattGAAGCACCTGTAACAAGCTTTCAAAGTCctgtgaaataaatagaaaaaataaacagtaataacCCGCTATTATAACAGAAagatttctcttcattttcttcattatgTATTCCAGCTATCAGTAGGTGACGGATACATTTCATATCTCTATATTGTGTTTTTCCATCAGCCTAATTACCATCGAAAAGAAGAAAAGCCCTGGAGCTTTTCAGCACATGGAACCACCTTTTGGGACTGACAATATGTCAGCTTGGGAGAGGGATGATAGCAGCAATGGCGAAGAGAAGGTAAACAGAGAATTGCCAGGACATTTAGAAAGTAATTTAGCCACATGAGCCATCATAGTATCAATTTATTGTATATTCTGTGCTGCTTTAAACTGTTCTGAcccttttttttaagaaaaaggtTGTTAGTGAAACTGCAGTGTTACACACTTCATTCATTTGTTACTTGTTCTGGCAAACCTACTTTGTGCTTAAGGTCCATGTTTCTCAATGATTAACTGTAAAAGTAATAGGATACTGCCATATTCTATGAAAAAAGAGATTATGATTATATTACCCTGGTTTTTATTAATATTCACAAAATGACCACCACACACTGTAACTTTGTGTTCTGCAGAACAACAATGTTCATAACAACCAGATGGAGAATTTGCAGTCACCCAGTCATCATGAGACCAGCAAATTCAAGAGGATGTAAGTTGCTGTTTACACAAGATGGCGCTGTTGTTTTGTATCATGTTCAGTGATGGTGGCTGGTGTCTCAGAACGCCACCTTTTACAACTCTCAGCAAAAGAGAGCATAAAATAGAATGTATTCACAGACTAATGATCTTAATGATCTTATTCAATCGGCCTATATCAGCCATTTTTAATTGAAAGTAAGTGAATGAAAGGAAAACATGCTTTTAGGAGTCATTACTGTAAAGCAGTTGTATCAATACAAAACATACTTAACCTAAACTATAATTATTGTAAGTTTTCATGTGCAATTTAGTTAAATATGcatataaatgttattaaaacGGTACTTAAGTGGCCTATTTATGTGATGTTTGGCATGTTGACTATGAGCAATTTCATAGTCTACAGGTGTTTTGTCAGATTGTTTGGGTTTCAACATTATATaatttcattaatatttcagtAATAGCAAGtctgaaacaacatttcaacattAGTGTATTTCAGTGGGAAGTTTTAGTACATTCTAGTCTCCATGTTGTGGTGACTTAGCAGAAATGCTCATGGGCAGGCTGCAGTCAGGTCAAAGGAAACAGCACACAGAGTAATGGTCTCTGGATGTTCACCTGACTGTTTGCTTTGGCTCACAGCTTGTCGGTATCAGTGCTGTGTGTTCCCTGTAGCTTTGGGAAAATGTCAATGACTTGTCAAGAACCGAAAATAATCTCTTATACAACACTGCAGAGACAAGAACATAAAGACTATGATCATACAGCGTGTATGGTTATGACACGGATGTTATGATATTGTGAGTACA
This genomic interval from Thunnus thynnus chromosome 11, fThuThy2.1, whole genome shotgun sequence contains the following:
- the LOC137192617 gene encoding uncharacterized protein C7orf57 homolog, with amino-acid sequence MYSEPSPVLMSNDLQPTKSGMKTGYHGINGQISQIPGLSPTVSSVCEEKARGRRGGVLDSDSDYVKLAKQGGHKGLLWHEESFTSQPISYKPPNWFCTSSEDDSGPSLITIEKKKSPGAFQHMEPPFGTDNMSAWERDDSSNGEEKNNNVHNNQMENLQSPSHHETSKFKRIVFDKKPAPVDMSKLLSFGYADDNKPTVDTFVSN